Proteins co-encoded in one Candidatus Krumholzibacteriota bacterium genomic window:
- a CDS encoding STAS domain-containing protein, with the protein MLTITQRDAGGVIVLDLAGQIDGGPESEKIQEIIKSYLEKGTKKFVLNLAEVKWLNSLGAGVMIASYVSAKRDEAIMKIFAVSDRVGLVLKTSGLIPEVFDTFDSEQEALDSFK; encoded by the coding sequence ATGCTGACCATCACGCAACGTGATGCGGGTGGAGTGATCGTTCTTGACCTCGCCGGGCAGATCGACGGCGGCCCCGAATCCGAGAAGATCCAGGAGATCATCAAGTCGTATCTCGAGAAGGGGACCAAGAAATTCGTCCTGAATCTCGCTGAGGTCAAGTGGCTGAACTCACTGGGCGCCGGCGTCATGATCGCCTCATACGTCTCCGCCAAGCGGGATGAGGCGATCATGAAGATCTTCGCCGTCTCCGATCGTGTCGGCCTCGTTCTCAAGACGTCCGGCCTCATCCCCGAGGTCTTCGACACATTCGATTCCGAGCAGGAGGCGCTGGACAGCTTCAAGTAG
- a CDS encoding arginine--tRNA ligase encodes MAHEGEHAPRSMRALVRAEIARVLADMGVEAPGGIMLEQPNDSSHGDLSCNVALTLARPLRRNPREVAAEIVGGLRFDSSLVDRVEIAGPGFINLSWSPEFLRREIVQINRLGAAYGDSNAGGGRRIQVEYISANPTGPLVIVSARAAAVGSALVNILRKAGWEVEAEYYVNDAGAQVEKLGRSVLARFREKLGETVDFPEDGYPGSYLVDIAAEIPLDEGRAWLGLDEAEAAGRFGGVALDRLVERIKEDLERFGVRFDVFYRESRLHEAGALDTALAIYRENGSAYEEDGAVWFRSSVHGDEKDRVLVRSDGTPTYFLADAAYHRDKFDRGFDRVIDILGPDHHGYIARLAAAALEFGAPPGWLDVMIVQWVRLLEDGKQVSMSKRAGEFVTLRDLVEDVGVDAAKFFFLMRKTNAHLDFNLTLAREQSEENPVYYVQYAHARISSVIAYAREQGVDIPEDESCVSKLGEPEEIDLMRRVVTFPQVVEGAAEAGEPHRLTGYARDLAAGFHRFYHVCRIVSGDTGRSGARLLLAEATRIVLAESLRLLGVSAPEKM; translated from the coding sequence ATGGCGCATGAAGGAGAACACGCTCCCCGGTCGATGCGGGCCCTCGTCCGCGCCGAGATCGCGCGGGTCCTCGCCGACATGGGAGTCGAGGCTCCCGGGGGGATCATGCTCGAGCAGCCGAACGATTCCTCCCACGGCGACCTGAGCTGCAACGTCGCCCTGACCCTCGCGCGGCCGCTCCGGCGGAACCCGCGCGAGGTGGCCGCCGAGATCGTCGGCGGCCTGCGGTTCGATTCCTCGCTCGTCGACCGCGTGGAGATCGCCGGTCCGGGGTTCATCAACCTCTCGTGGTCGCCGGAATTCCTCCGTCGCGAGATCGTGCAAATCAACCGCCTCGGCGCCGCCTACGGCGATTCAAACGCGGGGGGCGGCAGGCGGATCCAGGTGGAGTACATCTCGGCGAATCCCACCGGGCCGCTCGTCATCGTCTCGGCGCGGGCGGCCGCCGTCGGGTCGGCCCTCGTCAACATCCTGCGCAAGGCGGGGTGGGAGGTCGAGGCGGAGTACTACGTCAACGACGCGGGCGCGCAGGTCGAGAAGCTCGGCCGGTCCGTGCTCGCCCGTTTCCGCGAGAAACTCGGGGAGACGGTCGATTTCCCCGAGGACGGCTACCCCGGTTCCTACCTCGTCGACATCGCCGCGGAAATCCCCCTCGACGAGGGGCGCGCCTGGCTCGGGCTCGACGAAGCCGAGGCGGCCGGACGGTTCGGCGGGGTCGCGCTCGATCGGCTCGTCGAACGGATCAAGGAGGATCTCGAACGCTTCGGCGTCCGGTTCGACGTCTTCTACCGCGAGTCGCGGCTGCACGAGGCCGGCGCGCTCGATACGGCCCTCGCGATCTACCGCGAAAACGGATCGGCCTACGAAGAGGACGGCGCCGTGTGGTTCCGCTCCTCCGTCCACGGCGACGAGAAGGACCGCGTGCTCGTCCGGAGCGACGGCACGCCGACGTACTTCCTCGCCGACGCGGCGTATCACCGCGACAAGTTCGACCGCGGCTTCGACCGCGTCATCGACATCCTCGGTCCCGATCACCACGGCTACATCGCGCGCCTCGCCGCGGCCGCCCTCGAATTCGGCGCGCCGCCCGGCTGGCTCGACGTGATGATCGTGCAGTGGGTGCGCCTTCTCGAGGACGGCAAGCAGGTGAGCATGTCCAAGCGCGCCGGCGAGTTCGTCACCCTGCGCGATCTCGTCGAGGACGTCGGGGTGGACGCGGCGAAATTCTTCTTTTTGATGCGCAAGACGAACGCGCATCTCGATTTCAACCTGACGCTGGCCCGGGAGCAGTCGGAGGAGAATCCCGTCTACTACGTCCAGTACGCCCACGCCCGGATCTCGAGCGTCATCGCGTACGCGCGCGAGCAGGGCGTCGACATCCCCGAGGACGAGAGCTGCGTCTCGAAGCTCGGGGAGCCGGAGGAGATCGATCTCATGCGGCGCGTCGTCACCTTCCCGCAGGTCGTCGAGGGGGCGGCCGAGGCCGGGGAGCCCCATCGGCTCACCGGCTACGCGCGCGATCTCGCCGCGGGATTCCATCGCTTCTACCATGTCTGCAGGATCGTCTCCGGGGATACCGGGCGCAGCGGCGCGCGGCTGCTCCTCGCCGAGGCGACGCGGATCGTCCTCGCCGAGTCGCTCCGGCTCCTCGGCGTGTCCGCACCGGAAAAGATGTAG
- a CDS encoding polyprenyl synthetase family protein, whose translation MNGEDIRALQGFRSPIRRELDRLEERLSCLIDSDTPMIGRICEQIAASPGKRIRPAMLFLAAKSDGGASEHAVDAGAAIELVHTASLLHDDVLDDHETRRGSLTVYASWGPKLSTLMGDLLYSKAFSLLAEMGRHELLGILSAVTHEMSVGEIVQYQLRHDITVNEERYMELIFRKTASLFSAACECGAVLSGSCNGSRKSLSGFGNRLGLAFQITDDLFDYLAVDEGIGKPTASDFGDGRVTLPLLTSLGNAPAAARERVGGLFRCGFDRGKHWDEVVSFVREYGGIEYAIGRARDLGKEAKAFLLDLTPSPSRDALGMAADYVVGRVEPYCR comes from the coding sequence ATGAACGGCGAAGACATCCGCGCGCTCCAGGGGTTCCGAAGCCCGATCCGGCGGGAGCTCGACCGGCTCGAGGAACGCCTCTCGTGCCTGATCGATTCCGACACGCCGATGATCGGACGCATCTGCGAGCAGATCGCCGCCTCGCCCGGCAAGCGCATCCGCCCGGCGATGCTCTTCCTCGCGGCGAAGAGCGACGGCGGGGCGAGCGAGCACGCGGTCGACGCCGGCGCGGCGATCGAGCTGGTGCACACCGCCTCCCTGCTCCATGACGACGTTCTCGACGACCACGAGACCCGCCGCGGCAGCCTTACGGTCTACGCCTCGTGGGGCCCGAAGCTCTCGACGCTGATGGGGGATCTCCTGTATTCGAAGGCGTTCTCGCTCCTCGCGGAGATGGGGCGCCACGAGCTGCTCGGGATCCTCTCGGCGGTGACGCACGAGATGAGCGTCGGCGAGATCGTCCAGTACCAGCTCCGCCACGACATCACCGTGAACGAGGAGCGGTACATGGAGCTCATCTTCCGCAAGACCGCCTCGCTCTTCTCGGCGGCCTGCGAGTGCGGGGCCGTCCTGTCGGGGAGCTGCAACGGCAGCAGGAAGAGTCTGTCGGGCTTCGGCAACCGTCTCGGCCTCGCCTTCCAGATCACCGACGATCTCTTCGACTACCTCGCCGTGGACGAGGGGATCGGCAAGCCGACCGCCTCGGATTTCGGCGACGGCCGCGTCACCTTGCCGCTGCTCACCTCGCTGGGCAACGCGCCGGCGGCCGCGCGCGAGCGGGTCGGCGGACTCTTCAGGTGTGGCTTCGATCGCGGAAAGCACTGGGACGAGGTCGTCTCGTTCGTGCGCGAGTACGGCGGGATCGAATACGCGATAGGCCGCGCGCGCGACCTGGGGAAGGAAGCGAAGGCGTTCCTGCTCGACCTCACGCCTTCCCCCTCGCGGGACGCGCTCGGCATGGCCGCCGATTACGTCGTCGGCCGGGTCGAGCCGTACTGCCGGTGA
- a CDS encoding HD-GYP domain-containing protein, whose amino-acid sequence MATEFNTAGRGFKIYYTVYVLAGLALFVYLMRDFPADRWRDLVLFITLMVIADSVQTNLPKGGASIYASSVIDIAGIILFGPAFMAVVEAVATVINEALVQRRPLIKVIFNVPLLVMTVGSAGLVYRLFGELGDIGTPLFLLPLFVAGIVYYLVNTWSVTFIIALDDKRNPLHVWRQNYLWNLPHILAFLPIGAVMALLYTNSGVWTIALFIIPLYLARHTYQLYMDMRDTHINTVAALTSALDASDPFTHGHSYRVSRYALRIGREMGLSSRDMEMLEYAALLHDIGKISVQNDILLKVGPLTEEEWRVLRSHPNIGADIVEQLKFLREAADIIRCHHERPDGTGYPRGLRGDGIPLLAHIMNVVDAFDAMSSDRPYRKALPIDRVIEELETYRGAQFHAESVDILIDLYRRGEFPIIVEADATTEIYNSLVEHVQV is encoded by the coding sequence GTGGCTACGGAATTCAACACGGCCGGCCGGGGCTTCAAGATTTACTACACCGTCTACGTGCTGGCGGGGCTGGCGCTGTTCGTCTACCTGATGCGGGACTTTCCCGCCGACCGCTGGCGCGACCTCGTCCTCTTCATCACCCTGATGGTGATCGCCGACTCGGTGCAGACCAACCTGCCGAAGGGCGGCGCCTCGATCTACGCATCGTCGGTGATCGACATCGCCGGGATCATCCTCTTCGGTCCCGCGTTCATGGCCGTCGTCGAGGCGGTCGCCACGGTGATCAACGAGGCGCTCGTCCAGCGCCGGCCGCTGATCAAGGTGATATTCAACGTCCCGCTCCTCGTGATGACCGTCGGGTCGGCGGGGCTCGTCTACCGGCTGTTCGGGGAACTCGGCGACATCGGCACGCCCCTCTTCCTCCTGCCGCTCTTCGTGGCGGGGATCGTCTACTACCTCGTCAACACCTGGTCGGTGACGTTCATCATCGCTCTCGACGACAAGCGGAACCCGCTCCACGTCTGGCGGCAGAACTATCTCTGGAACCTGCCGCACATTCTGGCCTTCCTGCCGATCGGCGCGGTCATGGCCCTGCTCTACACCAACTCGGGCGTCTGGACGATCGCACTGTTCATCATCCCCCTCTACCTCGCCAGGCACACCTACCAGCTCTACATGGACATGCGCGACACCCACATCAACACGGTGGCCGCGCTCACCTCGGCCCTCGACGCATCCGATCCCTTCACCCACGGGCATTCCTACCGCGTCTCGCGATACGCCCTGCGGATCGGGCGCGAGATGGGGCTCTCGTCGCGCGACATGGAGATGCTCGAGTACGCGGCCCTGCTCCACGACATCGGCAAGATCTCGGTGCAGAACGACATCCTGCTCAAGGTCGGTCCCCTGACCGAGGAGGAATGGCGCGTGCTGCGCTCGCATCCCAACATCGGGGCCGATATCGTCGAGCAGCTGAAGTTCCTCCGCGAGGCGGCCGACATCATCCGCTGCCACCACGAACGGCCCGACGGCACGGGGTATCCGCGCGGGCTGCGCGGCGACGGGATCCCGCTGCTCGCCCACATCATGAACGTCGTCGACGCCTTCGACGCGATGTCCTCCGATCGTCCCTACCGCAAGGCGCTCCCGATCGACCGGGTGATCGAGGAGCTCGAGACCTACCGCGGGGCGCAGTTCCACGCCGAGTCGGTCGACATCCTCATCGATCTCTATCGCCGCGGCGAGTTCCCGATCATCGTCGAGGCCGACGCCACCACCGAGATCTACAATTCCCTCGTCGAGCACGTCCAGGTCTGA
- a CDS encoding phosphoribosylformylglycinamidine cyclo-ligase yields MSSKYRESGVDIDAAGEAMRRIRDDVKGTWSGAVLGDVGNFGGLFEVPGGISRPVLVSSVDGVGTKLRVAFMAGRHDTVGEDLVNHCVNDILVQGAEPLFFLDYFGCGALDPSVLHDVVSGLARGCRANGCALIGGETAEMPGFYEAGEYDLAGCIVGIVSRDAVIDGSAIGPGDEVWGFPSSGLHTNGYSLARRIVFEEAGLGVDDEVPGTGKSVADALLAVHRSYLPEYRALRDRTEIRGLAHITGGGLLDNIPRVLPAGSRVEIDTASWEAPPLFRWLGERGGVERDEMYRVFNMGVGMVMIVSPGAGESFEDADLRWRPSRIGRVVAGEPGVDLR; encoded by the coding sequence GTGAGTTCGAAATACAGGGAATCGGGCGTCGACATCGACGCGGCCGGCGAGGCCATGCGGCGGATCAGGGACGACGTGAAGGGAACGTGGAGCGGGGCCGTCCTGGGAGACGTCGGCAACTTCGGCGGCCTCTTCGAGGTGCCGGGCGGCATCAGCCGCCCCGTGCTCGTCTCGAGCGTCGACGGCGTCGGGACGAAGCTCCGCGTCGCCTTCATGGCCGGCCGCCACGACACGGTGGGCGAGGATCTCGTCAACCACTGCGTGAACGACATCCTCGTGCAGGGCGCCGAGCCCCTCTTCTTCCTCGACTACTTCGGCTGCGGCGCGCTCGATCCGTCGGTCCTCCACGACGTCGTCTCCGGCCTGGCCCGCGGGTGCCGGGCGAACGGATGCGCGCTCATCGGGGGCGAGACGGCCGAGATGCCGGGATTCTACGAAGCCGGGGAATACGATCTCGCCGGGTGCATCGTGGGCATCGTTTCGCGGGACGCCGTCATCGACGGATCGGCGATCGGTCCGGGCGACGAGGTCTGGGGCTTCCCCTCGAGCGGCCTGCACACGAACGGCTACTCGCTCGCCCGCCGGATCGTCTTCGAGGAGGCCGGGCTCGGCGTCGACGACGAGGTGCCCGGCACGGGGAAGAGCGTCGCGGACGCGCTCCTGGCCGTCCACCGATCCTATCTCCCCGAGTACCGGGCGCTGCGCGACCGGACGGAGATACGCGGCCTCGCGCACATCACCGGCGGCGGTCTCCTCGACAACATCCCGCGCGTCCTTCCCGCCGGCAGCCGCGTCGAGATCGACACGGCGAGCTGGGAGGCGCCGCCCCTCTTCCGGTGGCTCGGCGAGCGGGGCGGCGTGGAACGCGACGAGATGTACCGCGTCTTCAACATGGGTGTCGGCATGGTGATGATCGTTTCCCCCGGCGCCGGGGAATCCTTCGAAGACGCCGATCTGCGCTGGCGTCCGTCACGAATCGGGCGGGTGGTCGCCGGAGAGCCCGGCGTCGATCTGCGCTGA
- the rsfS gene encoding ribosome silencing factor, translated as MTTLQPKQLARRIIKLAWNKKADDIVLLNLKKLASFTDYFLICSVDSDIQARVVADAVAGYLDGAGIEHRVEGYEAGRWILIDCFCVVLHVFRSEVREFYGLERLWGDAPREEFDDGA; from the coding sequence GTGACGACGTTGCAGCCGAAACAGCTCGCCCGGCGGATCATCAAGCTGGCGTGGAACAAGAAGGCCGACGACATCGTCCTTCTCAACCTGAAGAAGCTGGCGAGCTTCACCGACTATTTCCTCATCTGCTCGGTCGACAGCGACATCCAGGCGCGCGTCGTCGCGGACGCCGTCGCCGGGTATCTCGACGGGGCGGGGATCGAGCATCGCGTCGAGGGCTACGAGGCGGGGCGGTGGATCCTCATCGACTGCTTCTGCGTCGTACTGCACGTCTTCAGGTCGGAAGTGAGGGAATTCTACGGGCTCGAGCGGCTCTGGGGCGACGCACCGCGGGAGGAATTCGACGATGGCGCATGA
- a CDS encoding sugar kinase — translation MSIVVVGSVALDTIETPRGRVERALGGSAVYFSLAASYFTRVRLVGVVGDDFEDSHRAELSRHGIDLAGLETVSGGRTFFWEGRYHEDPNIRDTLVTELNVFETFQPRIPDDWRETEWLFLGNIDPDLQLLVLEAAGKKATVACDTMNYWIEGKPDRLRDVLEHVDILFVNDEEARQLSGETNLRLAARAILGMGPTAVVVKKGEHGAFLFTGTFDCFAPAYLLHDVVDPTGAGDSFAGGFLGYLAGVDRPDDENLRRAMYHGAVTASFACESFSVERLGGLTSALIDGRFDELAEMVRVSSPEGREK, via the coding sequence ATGAGCATCGTCGTCGTCGGTTCCGTCGCGCTCGATACGATCGAGACGCCGCGGGGGCGGGTCGAGCGCGCCCTCGGCGGCTCCGCGGTCTACTTCTCGCTCGCGGCGAGCTACTTCACCCGCGTCCGTCTCGTCGGCGTCGTCGGCGACGACTTCGAGGACAGCCACCGGGCAGAGCTCTCCCGCCACGGCATCGACCTCGCCGGGCTCGAGACGGTCTCCGGCGGCCGCACCTTCTTCTGGGAGGGGCGCTATCACGAGGATCCGAACATCAGGGACACCCTCGTCACCGAGCTCAACGTCTTCGAGACGTTCCAGCCGCGGATCCCCGACGACTGGCGGGAGACGGAGTGGCTCTTCCTCGGGAACATCGATCCCGACCTGCAGCTCCTCGTGCTCGAGGCGGCGGGGAAGAAGGCGACTGTCGCGTGCGACACGATGAACTACTGGATCGAGGGAAAGCCCGACCGGCTCCGCGACGTTCTCGAGCATGTCGACATCCTGTTCGTCAACGACGAGGAGGCCCGGCAGCTCAGCGGCGAGACGAACCTTCGCCTCGCGGCCCGCGCGATCCTCGGGATGGGCCCCACCGCCGTCGTCGTCAAGAAGGGCGAACACGGCGCCTTCCTCTTCACGGGCACCTTCGACTGCTTCGCGCCGGCCTACCTGCTCCACGACGTCGTCGATCCGACGGGCGCGGGAGACAGCTTCGCCGGCGGATTCCTCGGCTACCTCGCCGGGGTGGACCGCCCCGACGACGAGAATCTCCGCCGGGCGATGTACCACGGCGCGGTCACGGCGAGCTTCGCCTGCGAGTCCTTTTCCGTCGAGCGGCTCGGCGGACTGACCTCCGCCCTGATCGACGGCCGATTCGACGAGCTCGCGGAAATGGTCCGCGTCTCCAGCCCCGAGGGGAGGGAGAAGTAA
- a CDS encoding DUF523 and DUF1722 domain-containing protein produces MREFQRPRVLASKCLEFDSCRYNGLKIASPVIKVMLPLVDFEPVCPEMEIGLGVPREPIRVLLDGGRRRLVQPSTGLDVTAAMNDFCRGFLDRLGAVDGVMLKSRSPSCGIKDVKIYPATDAKTASERGVGFFGAAVIERMPLIAVEDEGRLTNFRLREHFFTRIYTSAEFRRIAAARRMKDLVGFQARHKLMLMAYNQKEMRVLGRIVANPDREPAGEVFRRYGEHLAVAMQAPPRYTSNINVLMHAFGYFGKQLAAREKAFFLDSLQQYRDGKVPLSVCQNIVMAWIVRFGEPYLADQTFFQPYPSGLVEISDSGKGRKLSR; encoded by the coding sequence ATGAGGGAATTCCAGCGACCGCGCGTGCTCGCGAGCAAATGCCTCGAGTTCGATTCCTGCCGGTACAACGGGCTCAAGATCGCCTCGCCGGTGATCAAGGTCATGCTGCCCCTCGTCGATTTCGAGCCGGTCTGTCCCGAGATGGAGATCGGGCTCGGCGTGCCGCGCGAGCCGATCCGCGTTCTTCTCGACGGCGGCCGGCGACGCCTCGTGCAGCCCTCGACGGGTCTGGACGTCACCGCCGCGATGAACGATTTCTGCCGCGGCTTTCTCGACCGGCTCGGGGCTGTCGACGGCGTCATGCTGAAGAGCCGGTCCCCGTCCTGCGGCATCAAGGACGTCAAGATCTACCCCGCAACCGACGCGAAGACGGCCAGCGAGCGGGGGGTCGGCTTCTTCGGCGCGGCCGTCATCGAGCGGATGCCGCTGATCGCGGTCGAGGACGAGGGCCGACTCACCAATTTCCGGCTCCGCGAGCATTTTTTCACGCGGATCTACACGTCGGCGGAGTTCCGCCGGATCGCCGCGGCGCGGCGGATGAAGGATCTCGTCGGGTTCCAGGCGCGACACAAGCTGATGCTGATGGCGTACAACCAGAAGGAGATGCGCGTCCTCGGCCGGATCGTCGCCAATCCCGACCGCGAGCCAGCCGGCGAGGTCTTCCGCCGGTACGGCGAGCATCTCGCCGTGGCCATGCAGGCGCCGCCGCGGTACACATCGAACATCAACGTGCTGATGCACGCATTCGGTTATTTCGGCAAGCAGCTCGCCGCGCGGGAGAAGGCCTTCTTCCTCGACAGCCTCCAGCAGTACCGCGACGGAAAGGTTCCCCTGAGCGTCTGCCAGAACATCGTGATGGCCTGGATCGTCCGTTTCGGCGAGCCCTACCTGGCCGACCAGACCTTCTTCCAGCCCTATCCGTCGGGGCTCGTCGAGATCTCCGATTCGGGGAAGGGACGCAAGCTCTCCCGCTGA
- the tatC gene encoding twin-arginine translocase subunit TatC, protein MAGRHDGDTEKLPEMGFLDHLEELRSALIACLVSWVAASIVLWFLSRHILDFLLAGLPLDSLYFHAPVEAFMTRLKLSFVLGFLAAFPYILFRVWFFVAPGLFSRERRFVVPLVVASTALFYVGVVFAYWVLIPVVLAFLLKFGTESLLPLISIGAYFGFVARLCFAFGIVFQLPIVILFLVQMGAVSARALLRQWRWAIIAIFVVGALLTPPDPVSQLLMALPLVALFLGSALLALLIERRRERAEAAADADGGQADEM, encoded by the coding sequence GTGGCCGGACGGCATGACGGAGACACGGAGAAACTGCCGGAGATGGGGTTCCTCGACCACCTCGAGGAACTCCGCTCCGCCCTGATCGCCTGCCTCGTCTCCTGGGTCGCCGCCTCGATCGTTTTGTGGTTCCTCTCCCGGCACATCCTCGATTTCCTCCTCGCCGGCCTGCCGCTGGACAGCCTCTACTTCCACGCGCCGGTCGAGGCCTTCATGACCCGGCTCAAGCTCAGCTTCGTCCTGGGCTTTCTCGCGGCCTTCCCGTACATCCTCTTCCGCGTCTGGTTTTTCGTCGCGCCCGGGCTCTTCTCGCGCGAGCGCCGCTTCGTCGTGCCGCTCGTCGTCGCCTCCACGGCGCTCTTCTACGTCGGCGTCGTCTTCGCCTACTGGGTGCTCATCCCGGTCGTGCTCGCCTTCCTGCTCAAGTTCGGTACCGAGTCGCTACTGCCGCTCATCTCGATCGGCGCCTACTTCGGCTTCGTCGCGCGTCTCTGCTTCGCGTTCGGCATTGTCTTCCAGCTGCCGATCGTGATCCTGTTCCTCGTGCAGATGGGCGCCGTCTCGGCCCGCGCGCTGCTTCGCCAGTGGCGCTGGGCGATCATCGCCATCTTCGTCGTGGGGGCGCTCCTCACCCCACCCGATCCGGTTTCGCAGCTCCTGATGGCATTGCCGCTCGTCGCTCTCTTCCTCGGGAGCGCTCTCCTGGCCCTCCTCATCGAGCGCCGGCGCGAGAGGGCCGAGGCGGCGGCGGACGCGGACGGCGGGCAGGCCGATGAAATGTGA
- a CDS encoding STAS domain-containing protein, translated as MKIKQKEVDGVTVLELSGEMYGGPDNMQLVDLVSQLASEKKLDLAINLGKVKWISSTGLGILVSARSRFAKEGGVIKLCHPNDRVLGILQVTRLNLIFDVFASEKEAIESLKK; from the coding sequence ATGAAGATCAAGCAGAAAGAGGTCGACGGTGTGACCGTCCTCGAGTTGTCCGGCGAGATGTACGGCGGTCCGGATAACATGCAGCTGGTGGACCTGGTCTCGCAGCTCGCGTCGGAGAAGAAGCTCGACCTGGCCATCAACCTGGGGAAGGTGAAGTGGATCTCGAGCACCGGCCTCGGCATCCTCGTCTCCGCCCGTTCCCGTTTCGCGAAGGAAGGCGGCGTGATCAAGCTCTGCCATCCCAACGACCGCGTTCTGGGCATCCTCCAGGTCACCCGGCTCAACCTGATCTTCGACGTGTTCGCCTCGGAGAAGGAAGCGATCGAGTCGCTGAAGAAATAG
- the amrS gene encoding AmmeMemoRadiSam system radical SAM enzyme has translation MEPKKARYYEQTGDGAVVCRLCPNRCRIPDGGRGRCRLRENRGGVLLARSWGRTVTAAIDPIEKKPLYHFLPGSRILSIGPNGCTLACRNCQNWSISQEKSPTSLIEPADLVELAGRDGSVGVAFTYTEPLLWFEYLLDAAPLLRDAGLKTVLVTNGYLEEEPARELAPLVDAFNIDLKSMDDGFYGEMCGGAVEPVKRFIEIAAAVSHVEVTNLLVPGLNDGDGQIEALAAWVAGVSREIPVHFSRFFPVYRMTDRPPTPPKRLEAAYAIAKRHLDHVYIGNIHVEGAGDTYCPSCGAVVVERRGYATGPVPPGGLCPSCGAAIKGVWST, from the coding sequence ATGGAACCGAAGAAAGCACGATACTACGAGCAAACCGGGGACGGCGCCGTCGTCTGCCGCCTCTGTCCGAACCGTTGCCGCATCCCCGACGGGGGGAGGGGGCGGTGCCGCCTGCGCGAGAATCGCGGGGGCGTCCTTCTCGCCCGCTCCTGGGGGCGCACGGTGACGGCCGCGATCGATCCGATCGAGAAGAAACCCCTCTACCATTTCCTCCCGGGAAGCCGGATTCTCTCGATCGGCCCGAACGGCTGCACGCTCGCCTGCCGGAACTGCCAGAACTGGTCGATCTCGCAGGAAAAGTCGCCGACGAGCCTGATCGAGCCGGCCGACCTGGTGGAGCTGGCCGGGCGGGACGGATCGGTGGGCGTCGCCTTCACCTATACCGAGCCGCTGCTCTGGTTCGAATATCTCCTCGACGCCGCGCCGCTTCTCCGCGACGCGGGTCTCAAGACGGTGCTCGTGACGAACGGGTATCTCGAGGAGGAGCCCGCGCGCGAGCTGGCGCCCCTCGTCGACGCGTTCAATATCGACCTGAAGAGCATGGATGACGGGTTCTACGGCGAGATGTGCGGCGGGGCGGTCGAGCCGGTGAAGCGGTTCATCGAGATCGCCGCCGCGGTCTCGCATGTCGAGGTGACCAACCTGCTCGTGCCCGGGCTGAACGACGGAGACGGGCAGATCGAGGCGCTCGCCGCCTGGGTGGCCGGCGTCTCGCGGGAGATCCCGGTCCACTTCTCCCGCTTCTTCCCGGTCTACCGGATGACCGATCGCCCGCCGACGCCTCCAAAGCGTCTCGAGGCGGCCTACGCGATCGCGAAGCGGCATCTCGACCATGTCTACATCGGAAACATCCACGTGGAGGGCGCGGGAGACACGTACTGTCCGTCCTGCGGCGCGGTCGTCGTCGAACGGCGCGGATACGCCACGGGGCCCGTTCCGCCCGGCGGTCTCTGCCCGTCGTGCGGAGCGGCAATCAAGGGGGTCTGGTCTACGTGA